The following proteins come from a genomic window of Drosophila sulfurigaster albostrigata strain 15112-1811.04 chromosome X, ASM2355843v2, whole genome shotgun sequence:
- the LOC133848791 gene encoding uncharacterized protein LOC133848791, with the protein MPKESPPKPKTLFIERCIRGQPYVSRYGQEVEARLLETYKKGHAVDTPEENFESEIPSGSNRCSKCLLPTYMCSNFEKKVKKERFEAANPKPKDVNAQADAEKKEAELQEEKNLKGREAELEAKGVEAMEEAKGGETEWELHDEAKMESMEEAKEEATIEAKEEPKKVAKGKARKEAMEKAKNTKKETKEAKEAKKIAMKEAREKAKQAKMNAIKEAKEKAKEAKMNAKRQAEEAKEAKKIAMKEAKEAKEAMKIAMKEAKEKAREEAKEAKKNAREKAKEEAKWAKMNAQKNTRKYTKKN; encoded by the exons atgccaaaagaatCTCCCCCG AAGCCGAAAACCTTATTTATCGAAAGGTGTATAAGGGGCCAACCTTATGTCTCGCGCTATGGCCAAGAAGTTGAGGCTAGACTCCTGGAAACGTACAAGAAGGGACATGCCGTTGACACTCCTGAAGAAAACTTCGAGTCGGAGATTCCTTCGGGAAGCAATCGATGCAGCAAGTGCCTTCTACCCACATATATGTGCTCTAACTTTGAGAAGAAAGTCAAGAAGGAAAGGTTTGAGGCCGCCAATCCGAAGCCAAAGGATGTGAATGCTCAGGCAGATGCGGAGAAGAAAGAAGCAGAGCTTCAGGAAGAGAAAAACCTTAAGGGGAGAGAAGCAGAGCTAGAAGCAAAAGGAGTAGAAGCAATGGAAGAAGCAAAGGGAGGAGAAACAGAGTGGGAATTACATGACGAAGCAAAGATGGAATCAATGGAGGAAGCAAAGGAAGAGGCAACGATTGAAGCAAAGGAGGAGCCAAAAAAGGTAGCAAAGGGGAAGGCAAGGAAGGAAGCTATGGAGAAGGCAAAGAATACAAAGAAGGAAACAAAGGAGGCAAAGGAAGCGAAGAAGATTGCAATGAAAGAAGCAAGAGAGAAGGCAAAGCAGGCAAAGATGAATGCAATAAAGGAAGCCAAGGAGAAGGCAAAGGAGgcaaaaatgaatgcaaagAGGCAAGCAGAGGAAGCAAAGGAGGCAAAAAAGATTGCAATGAAGGAAGCCAAGGAAGCAAAGGAGGCAATGAAGATTGCAATGAAAGAAGCAAAGGAGAAGGCAAGGGAGGAAGCCAAAGAGGCAAAAAAGAATGCAAGGGAAAAGGCAAAGGAGGAAGCCAAGTGGGCAAAGATGAATGCACAGAAAAATACAAGGAAGTATACAAAGAAGAATTGA